In Mariluticola halotolerans, one DNA window encodes the following:
- a CDS encoding LysM peptidoglycan-binding domain-containing M23 family metallopeptidase encodes MPAQLSVSPNQPVVSSAASAAAAAKLNASPQTGYTHVIESGESLYAIARKYDVSTDSLVRANGLASADKIFVGQKIMVPGATGAQTQSAPMQTAAVSAQPRTPVKPAAAVTREEVAQPTPVKTTPAAAEQTPVQTASVAATEARPAQAAQPAAGNGKFRWPASGKLISDFAASKGTGINIEVPEGTAVRAADAGTVIYVGNAVEGYGNLILIKHENGFVSAYAHLSQASVSKGDSVARGSAIGLAGMTGSVNRPQLHFELRKGATPVDPVPLMAG; translated from the coding sequence ATGCCTGCGCAGCTTTCTGTTTCGCCTAACCAGCCCGTTGTGAGTTCCGCCGCATCTGCTGCGGCGGCCGCAAAACTCAATGCGTCGCCCCAGACCGGCTATACGCATGTCATCGAATCCGGCGAGTCGCTTTACGCAATCGCCCGTAAATATGATGTGTCGACCGACTCGCTTGTGCGGGCCAACGGCCTGGCATCTGCCGACAAGATCTTCGTTGGGCAGAAAATCATGGTTCCGGGTGCCACTGGCGCCCAGACACAGTCCGCGCCGATGCAAACGGCGGCTGTTTCAGCGCAGCCCCGCACGCCGGTAAAGCCCGCGGCTGCCGTTACACGTGAAGAGGTGGCGCAACCCACGCCGGTTAAAACGACGCCAGCCGCGGCCGAGCAGACCCCGGTTCAGACGGCCAGCGTCGCCGCAACTGAGGCCAGGCCGGCACAAGCAGCACAGCCTGCCGCCGGTAATGGCAAATTCCGTTGGCCTGCCAGCGGCAAGCTGATCTCGGATTTTGCCGCATCAAAAGGCACGGGGATCAATATCGAGGTGCCCGAAGGCACGGCGGTGCGTGCCGCAGATGCTGGCACCGTCATTTATGTCGGTAACGCGGTGGAAGGTTACGGCAACCTGATCCTGATCAAACACGAGAATGGCTTTGTCTCTGCCTATGCGCATCTGTCGCAAGCCAGTGTTTCCAAGGGTGATTCTGTCGCGCGTGGGTCGGCAATCGGCCTTGCGGGCATGACCGGTTCAGTCAACCGGCCACAACTGCACTTTGAATTGCGCAAAGGCGCAACACCTGTCGATCCTGTGCCGCTGATGGCCGGGTAA
- a CDS encoding protein-L-isoaspartate(D-aspartate) O-methyltransferase — MSDDGPIEFTDVQMARASLILSLRQHCITQPDILRAFESVPHEAFIPRDYAEYAYREGSLPIACGQSITSPSILAAMLVALEPANSGKLLEIGTGTGYSAALLARLAKRVFTLERHQELAHIAQTNWGQLSISNIVGFHLDGLLGLAGHQPFDRILLNGAVAEVPEILLEQLADGGVLVAPVGAAGERQTVTRIERADDDFVTTEHGSVRLAALVPGKSRPL, encoded by the coding sequence ATGAGTGACGACGGGCCCATCGAATTCACCGATGTTCAAATGGCCCGGGCGTCCCTGATTCTCAGCTTGCGGCAACACTGCATCACCCAGCCCGATATTTTGCGCGCTTTTGAGAGCGTACCGCATGAGGCGTTTATCCCCAGGGACTATGCCGAATATGCCTATCGGGAAGGCTCGCTGCCGATTGCCTGCGGTCAGAGCATTACCTCGCCGTCGATTCTCGCCGCCATGCTGGTGGCGCTCGAGCCTGCCAATAGCGGAAAACTGCTCGAGATCGGCACCGGCACCGGCTATTCCGCCGCTTTATTGGCGCGCTTGGCCAAACGTGTGTTCACCCTCGAACGTCATCAGGAACTGGCCCATATCGCCCAGACAAACTGGGGGCAGCTCTCCATCAGCAATATTGTCGGTTTTCATCTCGATGGGTTGCTTGGGCTTGCCGGGCATCAGCCATTTGATCGTATTCTTTTGAATGGGGCTGTAGCGGAAGTTCCCGAGATATTGCTTGAGCAATTGGCTGATGGCGGCGTGCTGGTCGCCCCGGTTGGGGCTGCGGGCGAACGGCAAACCGTGACACGCATTGAACGTGCCGACGATGATTTCGTGACGACCGAGCATGGATCTGTCCGCTTGGCAGCGCTTGTGCCCGGTAAATCGCGTCCGCTTTAA
- the serS gene encoding serine--tRNA ligase has product MFDIKWIRANASAFDRALERRGAAPESASLLALDDRRRALVASLNDAQEKRNAASKLIGQAKAQKDEARAAELMAEVADLKTVVQKGEEEERALTQALNDALAVLPNMLRDDVPDGADENDNVERGSFGTPPKFDFTPKEHFELGEAFGEMDFETATKMAGSRFVVLKGQIARMERALGQFMLDVHTTEHGFTEVVAPLLLKPDALFGTGQLPKFNEDAFETTDGRWLVPTSEVSLTNLVRESLLSEDELPLRFTALTPCFRAEAGSAGRDTRGMLRQHQFNKVEMVAITTPDRSDEEHERMLSCAETVMQRLEIPYRVLRLCAGDMGSTMARTFDIEAWLPGQDAYREISSVSIAGDFQARRMDARYRDADGKPQFVHTLNGSGVAVGRALIAVMENYQQQDGTIRVPEVLRPYMGGLEFIGTPS; this is encoded by the coding sequence ATGTTTGATATTAAATGGATTCGCGCCAACGCTTCGGCGTTTGATCGTGCTCTTGAACGGCGCGGGGCTGCACCTGAATCTGCCAGCCTGCTCGCGCTTGACGACCGGCGCCGTGCGCTTGTCGCCAGCCTCAATGACGCGCAGGAAAAGCGCAACGCCGCTTCCAAGTTGATCGGTCAGGCCAAGGCGCAAAAGGACGAAGCCAGGGCCGCAGAGCTGATGGCGGAAGTTGCGGACCTGAAAACCGTCGTGCAGAAGGGCGAAGAAGAGGAGAGGGCGCTGACACAGGCCCTCAATGACGCCCTCGCTGTGCTGCCGAACATGTTGCGTGACGATGTGCCGGACGGTGCAGACGAGAACGACAATGTGGAACGCGGCAGTTTCGGCACACCGCCAAAGTTTGATTTCACGCCGAAAGAGCATTTCGAACTGGGTGAAGCCTTTGGCGAGATGGATTTCGAAACCGCCACCAAAATGGCTGGATCGCGCTTTGTCGTGCTCAAGGGGCAGATTGCCCGCATGGAACGGGCGCTCGGTCAGTTCATGCTGGATGTGCACACCACCGAACATGGCTTTACCGAAGTGGTTGCGCCCTTATTGCTGAAGCCCGATGCCCTGTTCGGGACCGGCCAATTGCCCAAATTCAACGAAGACGCATTCGAGACAACGGACGGCCGCTGGCTGGTGCCGACATCAGAGGTTTCTCTGACCAATCTTGTGCGCGAATCCCTGTTGTCGGAAGATGAGTTGCCTTTGCGCTTTACAGCGCTGACGCCGTGTTTCAGGGCTGAGGCCGGTTCTGCCGGGCGCGATACGCGCGGCATGCTGCGCCAACACCAGTTCAACAAGGTGGAAATGGTCGCCATCACCACACCGGACAGATCGGACGAAGAGCATGAGCGCATGCTTTCCTGTGCCGAAACCGTCATGCAGCGTCTTGAAATTCCCTATCGTGTTTTGCGGCTTTGTGCCGGCGACATGGGATCAACCATGGCACGCACCTTCGATATCGAAGCCTGGTTGCCGGGGCAGGATGCCTATCGCGAGATTTCCTCGGTCTCGATCGCCGGTGATTTTCAGGCCCGCCGCATGGATGCGCGCTATCGCGATGCCGATGGCAAGCCGCAATTCGTGCATACGCTCAACGGTTCGGGTGTCGCTGTCGGCCGCGCCTTGATCGCGGTGATGGAAAACTACCAGCAACAGGATGGCACCATCCGTGTACCTGAGGTTCTCCGTCCCTATATGGGCGGCCTGGAGTTTATCGGCACCCCGTCATGA
- the surE gene encoding 5'/3'-nucleotidase SurE: MTQNPRILITNDDGVDAPGIAIMRAIAAEISDDVWVVAPEGNQSGVGHRLSFGTEMTLDKREPNVYALPGTPADCVIIGCTHLLADHKPDIVLSGVNHGQNLGDIIHCSGTMAGAREGVMQGCLGIAMSQAIDFEREHEVNWDTARDYGADVVRGLIAEQQGKDTVYNVNFPMARQGQVPDVRVVPHQRFSISPFKYYPSRNKGKFFVAIPETPQPLNPGHDFHVLHHDHAITVTPLLLQQTDTDAAARLEGRLSIRQKVAQ; the protein is encoded by the coding sequence ATGACCCAAAACCCGCGCATCCTCATCACCAATGATGACGGTGTCGATGCGCCGGGTATCGCCATCATGCGGGCAATTGCTGCCGAAATCTCCGATGATGTCTGGGTTGTCGCCCCTGAGGGTAACCAGAGCGGGGTTGGACACCGGCTGTCCTTTGGCACGGAGATGACGCTCGACAAGCGCGAACCCAATGTATACGCGCTGCCCGGCACCCCGGCGGATTGCGTCATCATCGGCTGCACCCATCTTCTGGCCGATCATAAACCCGACATTGTGCTGTCTGGCGTCAATCACGGGCAGAATCTGGGTGATATAATCCATTGTTCCGGCACCATGGCCGGAGCACGTGAAGGCGTTATGCAGGGTTGTCTCGGCATTGCCATGAGCCAGGCAATTGATTTTGAGCGCGAGCACGAGGTCAATTGGGATACTGCGCGGGACTATGGCGCAGATGTCGTGCGCGGCCTGATCGCGGAACAGCAGGGAAAAGACACCGTCTATAACGTCAATTTCCCAATGGCCCGGCAAGGGCAAGTGCCTGATGTGCGCGTGGTGCCGCACCAGCGGTTTTCGATATCGCCATTCAAGTATTATCCAAGCCGGAACAAGGGAAAATTCTTCGTCGCCATTCCCGAAACGCCGCAACCGCTCAATCCGGGGCATGATTTCCATGTCCTGCATCATGACCATGCCATCACAGTGACGCCGCTGCTGCTGCAACAAACCGACACCGACGCGGCGGCAAGACTGGAGGGGCGGCTTTCCATCCGCCAAAAGGTCGCGCAATGA
- the tatC gene encoding twin-arginine translocase subunit TatC has product MNAPDKIKNQVDGAGETADELAGTEAPLIEHLIELRKRLVIALAVIAVLFVGCFFVADKLFEFLLGPYARAAGGIDSVRLIYTAPQEFFFTKLSVAMFAAIFFSFPVIATQLYAFVAPGLYKKERGAFLPYLVATPVLFVIGASVMYYGVLPLALGFFLSQEVSGVGSATIEMLPRVSEYLGLIMTLLLAFGVCFQMPVVLTLLASIEIVDVKKLKSWRKYAVVAILVVAAFLTPPDPISQLGLALPLLLLYEISILSVRMVERRRVRAKSSE; this is encoded by the coding sequence ATGAACGCGCCGGACAAAATCAAGAACCAGGTAGATGGAGCAGGCGAAACCGCCGACGAATTGGCCGGCACCGAAGCGCCGTTGATTGAACATCTAATCGAGCTGCGCAAACGCCTCGTCATCGCGCTGGCGGTAATCGCTGTGCTGTTTGTGGGCTGTTTCTTTGTCGCCGATAAGCTGTTCGAGTTTCTCCTGGGCCCATATGCGCGCGCCGCGGGGGGCATCGACAGTGTCCGCCTGATCTATACCGCGCCCCAGGAGTTCTTTTTCACAAAGCTTTCCGTGGCCATGTTTGCCGCGATCTTTTTCTCGTTTCCGGTCATCGCGACCCAGCTTTATGCCTTTGTCGCGCCGGGACTTTACAAAAAGGAACGCGGGGCATTCCTGCCTTACCTCGTCGCCACACCGGTACTGTTCGTCATCGGTGCCTCGGTCATGTATTATGGCGTTCTGCCGCTGGCGCTTGGCTTCTTTCTTTCGCAGGAAGTCAGCGGTGTGGGCTCAGCCACCATTGAAATGCTGCCGCGGGTTTCAGAATATCTGGGCCTGATCATGACACTGCTGCTGGCCTTTGGTGTCTGCTTTCAGATGCCGGTTGTTCTGACATTGCTTGCCAGCATCGAGATCGTTGACGTCAAGAAGCTGAAATCCTGGCGCAAATATGCCGTTGTGGCGATCCTTGTGGTGGCCGCGTTCCTGACGCCACCGGATCCGATTTCCCAACTGGGTCTTGCCCTGCCTCTGCTGCTGCTCTACGAGATTTCTATTCTGTCCGTGCGCATGGTGGAACGTCGCCGGGTGCGTGCGAAATCGTCTGAGTAA